One window of the Babesia bovis T2Bo chromosome 2, whole genome shotgun sequence genome contains the following:
- a CDS encoding Thioredoxin family protein has translation MKVVLSIVVAVCTVMGVQADQVTNVKVNAEASAVVQLTDSNFEKLTQASTGATTGPWFVKFYAPWCSHCRQMAPAWERLAKELKGVVNVADLDATRAPNVAKRFAIKGYPTLLLIDKGRMYQYKNGDRSTEKLAAFATNDYKKALSNPVPAPLTFVGVTIDFFVTGTQEAQRIYDVAFRGFFVISTFAFLGGILMGMVIAVIALSKGNSTAHGNKSPRNARKQD, from the exons ATGAAGGTCGTTTTATCCATCGTGGTCGCTGTATGCACCGTTATGGGCGTTCAAGCCGATCAAGTAACAAACGTAAAAGTTAACGCCGAAGCAAGTGCCGTTGTACAGTTAACTGACTCCAATTTCGAAAAGCTAACCCAGGCCAGCACTGGAGCCACCACCG GACCATGGTTCGTCAAATTCTACGCTCCCTGGTGCTCACACTGTAGGCAAATGGCACCAGCATGGGAAAGACTCGCTAAAGAGCTTAAAGGTGTAGTGAACGTAGCAGATTTGGATGCTACACGCGCACCAAATGTAGCAAAGAGATTCGCCATCAAGGGATACCCAACACTGCTACTTATCGACAAGGGACGTATGTACCAATACAAAAACGGAGATAGAAGCACCGAGAAACTAGCAGCATTCGCCACCAACGATTACAAAAAGGCACTTTCTAACCCAGTACCTGCGCCGTTGACCTTCGTAGGAGTAACAATCGACTTCTTCGTAACAGGAACACAGGAAGCACAACGCATCTATGATGTAGCCTTCAGAGGATTCTTTGTTATCAGCACATTTGCATTCCTGGGAGGTATACTCATGGGAATGGTCATCGCTGTCATTGCATTATCCAAAGGTAACTCAACAGCACATGGCAACAAAAGCCCAAGGAACGCCCGCAAGCAGGATTAA
- a CDS encoding DEAD-box ATP-dependent RNA helicase family protein, whose product MVKDRDTKPSDSAGVSDRSDNGRRSSGDRPVIDPEWKKDILEKNADKRYKTEDVTKTRGSEFEDYFLKRELLMGIFEKGFEKPSPIQEESIPVALAGHDILARAKNGTGKTAAFVIPLLEKLNTSNNHIQGLILLPTRELALQTSAVVKELGKYLDVQCMVSTGGTSLRNDIVRLYKPVHVLCGTPGRILDLTNKNVADLSKCHVVILDEADKMLSAEFQPIIEALLRFLPTEKQMILYSATFPMSVQKFKESYLPNAHEINLMDELTLKGITQYYAYVEERQKIHCLSTLFSRLQINQAIIFCNSVSRVELLAKKITELGFSCFYIHARMLQAHRNRVFHDFRNGACRCLVSSDLFTRGIDFRFVNVVINFDFPKTSATYLHRIGRSGRFGHLGLAINLVTLADKEALFRIEEELGTEIKATPATIDPALYC is encoded by the exons ATGGTTAAAGATCGTGATACTAAGCCTTCTGATTCGGCAGGTGTATCAGACCGATCTGACAATGGTCGCCGTTCATCTGGTGACCGTCCAGTGATTGATCCAGAGTGGAAGAAGGACATTTTGGAGAAGAATGCAGACAAGCGTTATAAGACTGAg GATGTAACTAAGACAAGGGGTAGTGAGTTTGAGGACTACTTCCTTAAGCGTGAGCTTTTAATGGGCATATTTGAGAAGGGTTTTGAGAAGCCATCGCCTATTCAAGAGGAGAGTATTCCCGTAGCTCTTGCGGGTCACGACATATTAGCTCGTGCTAAAAACGGAACGG GCAAAACGGCTGCTTTTGTAATCCCTCTTTTGGAGAAGCTGAACACTAGCAATAACCATATCcagggattgatattgcTGCCTACACGTGAGCTTGCTTTACAGACATCGGCTGTTGTGAAGGAGTTGGGGAAGTACTTAGATGTCCAATGTATGGTATCCACTGGTGGTACATCGTTGCGCAATGATATTGTGCGTCTCTACAAGCCTGTACATGTTTTATGTGGTACTCCAGGTCGCATATTGGATTTGACAAACAAGAATGTTGCTGATTTATCTAAATGCCACGTTGTAATATTGGATGAGGCCGACAAGATGTTATCTGCTGAATTCCAGCCAATAATTGAGGCTTTATTACGATTTTTACCTACTGAAAAGCAGATGATTTTATATTCTGCTACGTTTCCAATGTCAGTTCAGAAGTTCAAGGAGTCTTATTTACCTAATGCTCATGAGATCAACTTGATGGATGAGCTTACTCTTAAGGGAATAACTCAGTATTATGCTTATGTGGAAGAGCGTCAGAAAATCCATTGTTTGAGTACTTTATTCTCTCGTCTTCAAATTAACCAGGctattatattttgcaaCAGTGTGAGTCGTGTTGAGCTTCTGGCTAAGAAGATTACTGAATTAGGTTTCAGTTGTTTTTACATTCATGCTCGTATGTTACAAGCTCACCGCAATCGTGTTTTCCATGACTTCCGCAACGGTGCCTGTCGTTGTTTGGTATCTTCTGATTTATTTACTCGTGGTATTGACTTTCGTTTTGTGAACGTGGTTATAAATTTCGACTTCCCTAAGACTTCTGCGACTTACCTTCATCGCATTGGCCGTTCAGGTCGTTTTGGTCATCTTGGTTTGGCCATTAATTTGGTGACACTTGCAGACAAGGAGGCACTTTTCAG GATTGAGGAGGAGCTGGGTACAGAGATTAAGGCTACTCCGGCCACTATAGATCCTGCACTTTACTGTTGA
- a CDS encoding proliferating cell nuclear antigen (pcna) family protein, which produces MFECRLDGMFLRRLFEALREICNDVSIDCSEDGLSMQAMDNSHISLIHLCLAPDFFQLYRCDTPCTLGLNISFMLKILAVVREKSVIYLARGDDSEDPVLFVRIIEAGGYDEAESDALEAQVKMIDVEREHLDIPDCEYTCKCVMNSRRFQEFAKYLHSIGDTVVISMNKDVIKLEAEGDGIKASKTFHDGVGDVRVMSTEPLSQMFATRYLVLFSKATALAQDVSINLSAGIPLSVKFNFADSLAMNDGDSFINFYLAPNIED; this is translated from the exons ATGTTTGAATGTCGTTTggatggtatgtttttacGTCGTCTCTTTGAGGCTTTACGTGAGATATGCAACGATGTCAGCATTGACTGTTCCGAGGATGGTCTATCCATGCAAGCTATGGACAACAGTCACATATCGTTGATTCACCTTTGTCTAGCTCCAGATTTCTTCCAGCTTTATCGTTGCGATACCCCCTGTACTTTGGGTTTGAATATATCTTTTATGTTGAAGATATTGGCTGTTGTTCGTGAGAAGAGTGTGATATACCTTGCTCGTGGTGACGACAGTGAGGACCCTGTTTTATTTGTTCGTATCATTGAGGCTGGCGGTTACGATG AGGCTGAGAGCGATGCTTTGGAGGCTCAGGTGAAGATGATTGACGTTGAGCGTGAGCATTTGGACATTCCCGACTGTGAGTACACgtgtaaatgtgtaatgaaCTCTCGTCGTTTCCAGGAATTTGCCAAGTATTTACATTCCATTGGTGACACTGTCGTTATATCCATGAACAAGGACGTGATTAAGCTTGAGGCTGAGGGTGACGGCATTAAGGCATCCAAGACATTCCACGACGGTGTTGGTGACGTTCGTGTAATGTCCACTGAGCCTTTATCGCAGATGTTTGCTACACGTTATTTGGTATTATTTTCCAAGGCCACTGCCTTGGCTCAGGATGTATCCATTAATCTATCTGCTGGGATCCCATTGAGTGTGAAATTCAACTTTGCTGATTCTTTGGCTATGAATGACGGTGACTCTTTTATCAACTTTTATTTAGCTCCTAACATTGAGGATTGA
- a CDS encoding putative Histone H2A has protein sequence MDAGGKIGGKIGGKIGGKVGGLGKGGKGKAGAGKGKKTPMSRAARAGLQFPVGRVHRMLKSRISADGRVGSTAAVYTSAILEYLTAEVLELAGNASKDLKVKRITPRHLQLAIRGDEELDTLIKATIAGGGVIPHIHKALMNKVPPQVLVKPPQPQPPRRV, from the exons atggACGCCGGCGGCAAGATTGGTGGTAAAATTGGTGGCAAGATAGGTGGTAAGGTTGGCGGTTTGGGTAAGGGTGGTAAAGGCAAGGCTG GTGCTGGCAAGGGCAAGAAGACTCCTATGAGTCGTGCTGCACGTGCTGGTCTTCAGTTCCCTGTTGGTAGGGTTCACCGTATGCTCAAGTCTCGCATTTCCGCTGACGGTCGTGTGGGTTCCACTGCTGCTGTGTACACCAGTGCCATTTTGGAGTATTTGACTGCTGAGGTGTTGGAGTTGGCTGGTAACGCTTCTAAGGATTTGAAGGTCAAGCGTATTACTCCTCGTCACTTGCAGTTGGCCATTAGGGGTGATGAAGAGTTGGACACATTGATCAAGGCTACTATTGCTGGTGGTGGTGTCATTCCTCACATTCACAAGGCTTTGATGAACAAGGTTCCTCCTCAGGTTCTTGTTAAGCCTCCACAGCCTCAACCTCCACGTCGCGTGTAG
- a CDS encoding Mitotic checkpoint regulator MAD2B-interacting family protein, with product MDWIQSALNQSDSSDEEDVESSLVAPENANPVQLNRDVNLETSNDDIQTDRGSVSTESANTLPGGPMFTIATATRKVDDFTKAEHIKINLPTDDLLQQSEQTPISQTNASKTTNHAPPKIITANDLEATSSLVEDTETNIQEPEITTSMDTLEIMQRFNMMHSDSKVKAPKRGDWFGGNIKITEIHADDLRMGSTEKNARYSTSKAALLEGRTAFKAPTRQLETDDGHVLTSNVLRKTSKRKHQISWLAADAQERELELLERTAQARKTKHETQMKYGW from the exons ATGGATTGGATACAATCAGCATTGAATCAATCTGATAGTAgcgatgaagaagatgtgGAATCCTCATTAGTAGCCCCGGAAAATGCAAATCCAGTGCAACTCAATCGCGATGTTAACCTGGAAACTAGTAATGACGATATACAGACAGATAGAGGTTCCGTGTCCACGGAGAGTGCTAATACATTGCCAGGAGGACCTATGTTCACTATAGCAACAGCTACAAGGAAAGTAGATGACTTCACCAAAGCTGAGCATATCAAAATCAATCTACCAACGGATGACCTGTTGCAACAAAGTGAACAAACaccaatatcgcaaacGAATGCCAGCAAAACCACTAATCACGCTCCACCTAAAATCATAACGGCAAATGACTTGGAAGCTACCTCATCACTAGTTGAAGATACCGAAACGAATATACAAGAACCCGAAATTACAACATCAATGGATACACTAGAAATCATGCAAAGATTTAACATGATGCATAGCGATTCTAAAGTTAAAGCACCCAAACGAGGAGAT TGGTTTGGAGGTAATATAAAGATAACGGAAATACACGCAGACGACCTGCGAATGGGTAGCAC AGAGAAAAATGCCAGATACTCCACCTCAAAAGCAGCGTTGCTAGAAGGAAGAACTGCTTTTAAAGCACCCACAAGGCAACTTGAAACAGATGATGGACATGTGCTGACATCAAATGTATTGAGGAAAACATCTAAACGTAAACATCAG ATAAGCTGGTTAGCAGCAGATGCACAAGAACGTGAGCTGGAGCTACTAGAACGTACTGCACAAGCACGTAAAACTAAACATGAAACACAAATGAAATACGGTTGGTAG
- a CDS encoding YlqF_related_GTPase family protein: MCINITLTSVSLFSSLASALGSRYTVDSGLHLAFSRAIRHNRHGRSPLTPDILQRISELEGDLDISDTESPEIHVDRGLGGSYASIHKISGDISPGSVTKESLDDSALSDTASPVLSDADKYRSQYGDECTDIPFSSDVDDTLLAATHWGSDANRYRNSGELVDDISNEEMVGIAQAELRRERMEGPNMKELIASLEEPRVKPSGDAWKNLVQQFDIATDASTCIGCGIRLQSGNLQSPGYIDPLVMASIRESGGHARCRRCSSMSSGLIFNNSDIAVGADATDAARETVAIIRNALSLNATRNVTVVYMLDALDIHFEDGLAELIASRRAQRTSDSHFYIVLNKVDLLPPHSRKRLIAYVHRYVKSRAPDLGLKPRHIFLLSSRTGSGVNLFLSVLLDDAYRRRSKIFFVGATNTGKSTFINRLSNLVSCSDERKSDIAASKRALLSTSVVPGTTLRPLRIDTGPGFEMYDTPGIVVPNAFTSYLTPDELKMAVPASLGAAKPLRVACGSSLLIGPFVRIDVTKGRPWFFTPYFSKRVKVAVVRTNRIAQFLSKSPFGDARIFYGTECEDGILTSDESNTSDREGPLEGSVDDIRKHVLPNRVDTTRHQVNVVGSGWDHATSDLCFKGLGFIALAGALELSICIETCSGVGVYMREPLMPFDAIPFARKKLRLKDK; the protein is encoded by the coding sequence ATGTGTATCAATATAACCCTTACATCTGTTTCCTTATTCTCCAGTCTAGCATCAGCCTTGGGTAGTCGTTATACTGTTGACAGTGGGTTACATTTAGCATTTTCACGTGCCATTCGTCACAATAGGCATGGAAGGTCGCCTTTAACTCCTGATATCCTCCAGCGAATATCGGAGTTAGAGGGCGACTTGGACATATCGGACACTGAATCTCCTGAGATACATGTAGACCGTGGTTTGGGTGGTTCCTATGCCTCCATTCACAAGATTTCAGGAGACATATCTCCAGGGTCCGTGACCAAGGAATCCCTAGATGATTCAGCCCTATCAGACACTGCATCGCCTGTTCTCAGTGACGCTGACAAATATCGCAGTCAATATGGAGATGAATGCACAGACATCCCTTTTAGTTCCGACGTCGATGATACCTTACTTGCCGCTACTCATTGGGGATCCGATGCCAATCGATACCGCAACAGTGGCGAGTTGGTTGATGACATCAGTAATGAGGAGATGGTGGGCATCGCTCAAGCCGAGCTCAGGCGTGAGCGTATGGAAGGCCCTAATATGAAGGAACTCATTGCCTCATTGGAGGAACCCCGTGTGAAACCGAGTGGCGACGCTTGGAAAAACCTGGTACAGCAATTTGACATTGCTACTGATGCTTCTACTTGCATTGGTTGTGGCATTCGTTTACAAAGTGGGAACTTGCAATCTCCTGGTTACATTGACCCTTTAGTGATGGCCTCCATTCGTGAATCTGGTGGTCACGCTCGATGTCGTCGTTGTTCCAGTATGAGTAGCGGTTTAATTTTTAACAATTCAGACATCGCTGTTGGCGCTGATGCCACGGATGCCGCTCGGGAGACTGTTGCTATAATTCGCAATGCGCTTTCTCTGAATGCCACTAGGAACGTAACTGTTGTCTATATGTTAGATGCGTtggatatacattttgAAGATGGTTTAGCAGAGCTCATAGCATCACGTCGTGCTCAGCGGACTTCTGATAGCCATTTTTACATAGTACTGAACAAGGTTGACTTGCTTCCACCTCACAGTCGTAAGCGTTTGATAGCTTATGTACACCGCTATGTTAAATCACGTGCTCCCGATTTAGGTCTTAAACCACGTCACATATTTTTATTGAGCTCGCGTACCGGTTCTGGTGTTAATTTATTTCTAAGTGTTCTATTGGACGACGCTTACCGGAGGCGCAGCAAGATATTCTTCGTTGGTGCTACAAATACTGGCAAATCAACGTTTATCAATCGTTTATCAAATTTGGTATCGTGTTCGGATGAACGCAAGTCTGATATCGCTGCTTCTAAGCGTGCCTTGTTATCGACTAGCGTGGTGCCGGGTACTACTTTAAGGCCGTTACGCATTGACACGGGTCCTGGGTTTGAGATGTATGACACTCCTGGTATAGTTGTTCCTAATGCCTTCACATCCTATTTGACTCCCGATGAGTTGAAGATGGCTGTACCTGCTTCTTTGGGTGCTGCTAAACCACTTCGTGTAGCTTGTGGCAGCAGTTTGTTGATAGGCCCATTTGTACGCATCGATGTTACTAAAGGTCGTCCTTGGTTTTTTACCCCTTACTTTTCTAAGCGTGTTAAGGTTGCAGTTGTTCGTACTAATCGTATTGCTCAGTTTCTTTCTAAATCACCATTTGGTGATGCCCGTATATTTTATGGCACGGAGTGTGAAGATGGTATATTGACATCGGATGAGAGCAACACGTCAGATCGGGAGGGGCCTCTCGAAGGCTCGGTGGACGACATAAGGAAACATGTGTTGCCTAATCGGGTAGATACCACTAGACATCAGGTTAATGTTGTCGGCAGTGGCTGGGACCATGCTACGTCTGACTTATGTTTCAAAGGCCTGGGTTTCATTGCATTAGCTGGTGCTTTGGAGCTTAGTATTTGTATAGAGACATGTTCTGGCGTTGGGGTGTATATGCGTGAGCCGTTGATGCCCTTTGACGCCATTCCATTTGCACGCAAGAAGCTACGATTGAAGGACAAATGA
- a CDS encoding U3 small nnucleolar RNA-associated family protein → MGKAKKTRKFAEVKRRMSPKDSRIANVKAIVKEDKVEPLVEAPKVHSGMFFNYNENLVPPYQVIVDTNFVNASIQNKLDLHKGMLDCLIAKCIVCVTDCVIAELEKLGHRYRLALQLVKDPRVSRLTCVHTGTYADDCIVERVTTHKCYIVATNDRDLKRRIRRIPGVPIMYVANHKYAIERIPMSITSR, encoded by the exons ATG GGCAAGGCAAAGAAGACTCGCAAGTTTGCTGAGGTTAAGCGTCGTATGAGCCCTAAGGATTCTCGAAT TGCTAATGTGAAGGCTATTGTTAAGGAGGACAAGGTAGAACCACTGGTTGAAGC CCCTAAGGTGCACTCTGGCATGTTCTTTAATTATAATGAGAACCTCGTGCCACCATATCAAGTTATCGTTGACACTAACTTTGTGAATGCCTCTATTCAGAACAAGTTAGATCTCCACAAGGGGATGTTGGACTGCCTAATTGCCAAGT GCATTGTGTGTGTCACTGATTGTGTTATTGCTGAGCTTGAGAAGCTAGGTCACCGTTACAGATTAGCTCTACAGCTAGTGAAGGATCCTCGTGTTTCTCGTCTTACTTGTGTTCACACTGGTACTTACGCGGACGACTGCATTGTTGAGCGTGTGACTACT CACAAGTGTTACATCGTGGCTACTAACGACCGCGACTTGAAGCGTCGCATTCGTAGGATTCCTGGTGTGCCTATAATGTACGTCGCTAACCACAAGTATGCTATTGAGCGCATTCCCATGTCTATCACTTCACGTTGA
- a CDS encoding 14-3-3 domain containing protein, whose translation MAEEITQRLKLTCSAKLAEQAERYDEMADAMKALVETCITGKEELTVEERNLLSVAYKNAVGSRRASWRIVSGVEQKEASKNNVVQQNLAATYRLKIEKELTQICSNILTLLNDRLIPATTDSESQVFYHKMKGDYYRYISEFSCDQEKAQASASAKESYQKATEIAETELKSTHPIRLGLALNFSVFFYEILNKPHEACEMAKRAFDEAITEFDSVSEDSYKDSTLIMQLLRDNLTLWATDIQNDAVGDKPKAEE comes from the exons ATGGCCGAAGAGATCACACAGCGCCTGAAGCTTACCTGCAGCGCCAAGCTCGCAGAACAGGCGGAACGTTACGATG AAATGGCTGATGCCATGAAGGCATTGGTGGAAACTTGCATCACCGGTAAAGAGGAACTGACCGTTGAAGAGCGTAACCTACTC TCTGTCGCATACAAGAACGCTGTGGGATCCAGACGCGCTTCATGGCGTATTGTCAGTGGCGTTGAGCAGAAGGAAGCCAGCAAGAACAACGTCGTCCAGCAGAATCTGGCTGCGACGTACAGACTCAAAATTGAAAAGGAACTGACACAAATATGTTCCAACATATTGACATTGCTCAACGACCGTTTGATTCCAGCCACCACCGATAGCGAGAGCCAGGTGTTCTACCACAAGATGAAGGGTGACTACTACCGCTACATCAGCGAGTTCTCATGTGATCAGGAGAAGGCCCAGGCATCTGCATCGGCCAAGGAGTCTTACCAAAAGGCTACTGAGATCGCAGAAACTGAATTGAAGTCAACCCATCCCATCAGGTTGGGTCTTGCACTCAATTTCTCCGTGTTCTTCTACGAAATTCTCAACAAGCCTCATGAAGCCTGCGAAATGGCTAAACGCGCATTCGACGAGGCCATCACAGAGTTTGACAGTGTCAGCGAGGACAGTTACAAAGATAGCACACTTATCATGCAGCTGCTCCGCGACAACCTTACATTATGGGCAACCGACATCCAAAACGATGCCGTTGGAGACAAGCCCAAAGCAGAGGAGTAA
- a CDS encoding Mitochondrial carrier family protein, which yields MESDDATPLNFDEWNGDCTLWQHAICGSAAGVMEHTLLFPLDTLKTRLQCGWCNQERKTIASVLERGFGACSLSPPQTRIYGQLYRGCNIMAVGCIPAHVLYFTAYEVLKKVVNVPMAGAIATVCHDAILTPADVIKQRLQVGSYRNSFHCVAQIMRYEGIKSFYRSLPVALFMNMPYNAVLVGINDFLLNRHPGGANNRSIRTYFLYAGIGGAVAGAITNPIDVIKTHMQTQQCYRKDKDPSRPVYTNPANTALALYREYGFRIFWRGTVTRMCICLPAAAISWGTYSTLKNAFRNFNNG from the exons ATGGAATCCGATGACGCAACCCCTTTGAATTTCGATGAATGGAATG GAGATTGTACACTATGGCAGCATGCCATCTGCGGAAGTGCAGCTGGAGTCATGGAGCATACACTCCTGTTCCCACTGGATACACTGAAAACAAGACTACAATGCGGATGGTGTAACCAAGAACGTAAAACTATAGCTTCTGTGTTAGAACGGGGGTTTGGTGCGTGCTCCCTGAGTCCTCCGCAAACAAGAATATACGGACAACTATACAGAGGATGTAATATAATGGCCGTAGGATGTATACCAGCACACGTGCTGTACTTCACAGCATACGAAGTATTGAAAAAAGTGGTAAACGTGCCCATGGCAGGAGCTATCGCCACCGTATGCCATGATGCAATATTGACCCCGGCTGACGTTATTAAACAGCGCCTTCAAGTAGGATCGTATCGCAATTCATTCCACTGCGTAGCACAAATCATGCGCTACGAGGGTATCAAGTCATTTTATCGCAGTTTGCCAGTGGCACTATTCATGAACATGCCATACAACGCAGTCTTGGTAGGCATCAATGACTTCTTGCTAAATCGCCACCCCGGAGGGGCCAATAACCGCAGCATCCGAACTTACTTCCTATATGCAG GCATCGGAGGAGCTGTGGCAGGAGCTATTACTAACCCAATCGATGTCATCAAAACACATATGCAGacgcaacagtgctaccgaaaggacaaagatccaaGTAGACCTGTATATACC AACCCAGCAAACACAGCTCTCGCATTATATCGAGAGTATGGATTCCGCATCTTCTGGAGAGGTACCGTTACACGAATGTGTATATGTCTCCCGGCAGCAGCCATATCATGGGGAACGTACTCAACACTAAAAAACGCATTCCGCAATTTTAATAACGGGTGA
- a CDS encoding putative Trafficking protein particle complex subunit 5 has protein sequence MDASGTDGPSVRHVLGEPLVRPKTKVSLSAYCFLFSEMVQYCMYTATRDSSFTQRLHGLGVDIGPRLLEMLSTRERCTKRYTNIVSILSFISTTVWKHLFNHHAILLKGKDDPSEYMINDGDLQITKYISTPKDLQHTSCASFVAGIVEGILRWSEFPATVSAYNIQDSSQAHIVTLLIQFEQSVIDREC, from the exons ATGGACGCTAGTGGTACTGACGGACCTTCCGTCCGTCACGTTTTGGGCGAGCCTCTCGTCCGTCCTAAGACGAAG GTTAGCTTGAGTGCCTATTGCTTTTTATTCAGTGAGATGGTCCAGTATTGTATGTACACTGCCACGCGTGATTCCAGCTTTACACAGCG GCTTCACGGGCTGGGAGTAGACATTGGACCTCGTCTTCTCGAGATGCTGAGCACTCGTGAGCGTTGCACCAAGCGTTACACAAACATAGTGTCTATTTTATcatttatatcaacaaCTGTGTGGAAGCATCTTTTCAATCACCATGCAATCCTGCTAAAAGGCAAGGACGACCCTAGTGAGT ATATGATCAACGATGGCGACCTGCAGATCACCAAGTACATCAGTACACCCAAG GATCTTCAGCACACTAGTTGCGCATCTTTTGTGGCTGGCATAGTTGAGGGAATATTGAGATGGTCTGAATTT CCTGCAACTGTCTCTGCGTATAATATTCAAGATAGCAGCCAAGCTCATATCGTAACTCTTCTTATTCAATTTGAGCAGAGTGTGATTGATCGCGAATGTTAG